The proteins below come from a single Burkholderia sp. PAMC 26561 genomic window:
- a CDS encoding TetR/AcrR family transcriptional regulator — translation MTKNVTEASRSNVSADPEKPVRRRGRPSGGQNGEPRTLLLDVALLLFARQGIMETTLGAIAREAGVTPAMVHYYFKTRDQLLDVLIDERFVPLRTKLGSAFANSDAEPAEALRAFVEGLVTVAEQNPWFATLWIREVISEGGLLRQRIAERFGDENQKASIERIEKWQKEGKLNPHLEPSLLFVSLFGLTLLPLAANYKWAEERGWKPRRDNIAPHAVALLMQGIGPI, via the coding sequence GCGCGGGCGCCCGTCGGGCGGGCAAAACGGCGAGCCACGGACGCTTCTGCTCGATGTCGCGTTGTTGCTGTTCGCGCGTCAGGGAATCATGGAAACCACACTCGGCGCGATCGCGCGCGAGGCGGGAGTCACGCCGGCCATGGTTCATTACTACTTCAAGACGCGGGATCAGTTGCTGGACGTGCTGATCGACGAGCGGTTCGTCCCTTTGCGCACCAAGCTTGGGTCCGCGTTTGCCAACTCGGATGCGGAACCGGCTGAGGCGCTGCGCGCTTTTGTAGAAGGGCTGGTGACGGTGGCCGAGCAAAACCCGTGGTTCGCGACCCTGTGGATTCGCGAAGTGATCAGTGAAGGCGGCTTGCTGCGCCAGCGGATAGCAGAACGTTTCGGCGATGAAAACCAGAAGGCATCGATTGAACGTATCGAAAAATGGCAGAAGGAGGGCAAGCTCAATCCGCACCTTGAGCCGTCCCTGTTGTTCGTCTCGTTGTTCGGGCTCACCTTGTTGCCGCTCGCCGCAAATTACAAATGGGCCGAAGAGCGCGGATGGAAGCCGAGACGCGACAACATCGCGCCCCATGCCGTTGCGTTGCTGATGCAGGGGATCGGGCCGATTTGA